A single genomic interval of Sceloporus undulatus isolate JIND9_A2432 ecotype Alabama chromosome 2, SceUnd_v1.1, whole genome shotgun sequence harbors:
- the LOC121921927 gene encoding zinc finger protein 436-like: MKEAKGIMASASGSSISNGKVESITMQTPQKLVSFEEVAVYFTKGEWDLLNQSQRILYKVVMLENYRNVNFLGIMMAAQAAWGSSSLGRAEKAALKLPQWVMSFEEVAVYFTEKEWDLLDPGQKALYNEVMLKNFETVVFLDHDWDSENYQRPSLVSLEIATQECGEQSGMNLKGTGTFWSHQRTEKPLKSVICRNNLHDTTSLIHQRTQAGERPYKCMTCGKSFSHRWELTKHQRTHTGEKPYKCMECGKCFSQNGNLKLHQRTHTRDKPHKCMECGKYFSQKGNLKQHQIIHIGEKPYKCIVCGKNFSRKDNLKQHQRTHTEDSPFKCIVCGKNFIRKDKLKQHQRTHTEDNPFKCIVCGKNFIRKANLKWHQIAHTGEKPYKCMECGKSFYVRSHLTTHHMVHTGEKPYKCIECGKCYSAKRNLTRHERIHSEQKLDKYMECVKSFNQKGHFKVHERSHVKQKLYKCMECGKSLSDAGSLTRHERIHTGEKPYKCIECGKGFNQSSDCIKHQRTHSGEKPYRCIQCGKSFSTKVRLTCHGRTHTGEKPYKCMECGKCFSQKGNLKKHQTTHMGEKP, encoded by the exons aaactGGTGTCCTTTGAAGAGGTAGCTGTCTATTTCACCAAAGGAGAGTGGGATCTTCTGAATCAAAGCCAAAGAATTTTGTACAAGGTTGTCATGTTGGAGAACTATAGGAATGTGAATTTTCTGG GCATTATGATGGCAGCACAGGCAGCCTGGGGATCATCATCTTTGGGTAGAGCAGAAAAGGCAGCCTTGAAGCTACCTCAG tgggtGATGTCCTTTGAGGAGGTGGCTGTGTATTTCACCGAGAAGGAATGGGATCTCCTGGATCCAGGCCAGAAAGCTCTCTACAATGAAGTCATGCTGAAGAACTTTGAGACTGTAGTCTTTCTGG ATCACGATTGGGACAGTGAGAACTACCAGAGGCCATCTCTTGTATCTCTAGAAATTGCTACGCAAGAGTGTGGAGAACAATCTGGAATGAATTTAAAAGGGACTGGAACATTTTGGAGTCATCAGAGAACTGAGAAACCATTGAAAAGTGTGATATGTAGAAATAACTTACATGATACTACATCACTTATACATCAAAGAACTCAAGCAGGGGAGaggccatataaatgcatgacatgtggaaagagcttcagtcacagGTGGGAACTTACGAAGCATCAACGAactcatacaggagagaagccatataaatgcatggagtgtggaaaatgcttcagTCAGAATGGGAACCTTAAGCTGCATCAAAGAACCCATACAAGAGACAAGCCACATAAATGTATGGAGTGTGGAAAGTACTTCAGTCAGAAAGGGAACCTTAAGCAGCATCAAATAATTCATataggagagaagccatataaatgtatAGTATGTGGAAAGAACTTCAGCAGGAAAGACAACCTTAAGCagcatcaaagaactcacacagaaGATAGTCCATTTAAATGTATAGTATGTGGAAAGAACTTCATCAGGAAAGACAAACTTAAGCagcatcaaagaactcacacagaaGATAATCCATTTAAATGTATAGTATGCGGAAAGAACTTCATCAGGAAAGCAAACCTTAAGTGGCATCAAATAGCACACAcgggggagaagccatataaatgcatggagtgtggaaagagcttttaTGTGAGATCACACCTTACCACACATCATATggttcacacaggggagaaaccatataaatgcatagaGTGTGGGAAATGCTATAGTGCTAAGAGAAATCTCACAAGGCATGAAAGAATTCACAGTGAGCAGAAACTAGATAAATATATGGAATGTGTAAAAAGTTTCAACCAGAAGGGACACTTTAAGGTGCATGAAAGAAGTCATGTGAAGCAGAaattatataaatgcatggaatgtggtaAGAGCCTCAGTGATGCTGGGTCACTTACTAGACATGAAAGAATTCATACAggtgagaaaccatataaatgtattGAATGTGGAAAGGGCTTCAATCAGAGTTCAGACTGTATTAAACATCAAAGAACACATagtggagagaaaccatacagatgCATACAATGTGGAAAAAGCTTCAGTACTAAGGTAAGACTTACTTGCCATGGAAGAactcatacaggagagaagccatataaatgcatggagtgtggaaagtGCTTCAGTCAGAAAGGGAACCTTAAGAAGCATCAAACAACTCATATGGGAGAGAAGCCATAA